One Mesorhizobium sp. L-2-11 genomic region harbors:
- a CDS encoding type II toxin-antitoxin system MqsR family toxin: MEKRRPTYDLDAIKAAIGSIETLAITTSALRHATSLGFERAGIVEVIGSIERKMFFKSMTTFADHRVWQDVYHVPARGLVLYVKFQADVLTEFTVISFKEK; this comes from the coding sequence ATGGAGAAGCGGCGGCCGACTTATGATCTTGATGCCATCAAGGCGGCAATCGGATCGATCGAGACGCTGGCCATCACAACCTCAGCCTTGCGGCACGCCACAAGTCTCGGCTTTGAACGTGCCGGCATCGTCGAGGTGATCGGGAGCATCGAGCGGAAAATGTTCTTCAAGTCGATGACGACTTTCGCCGATCACCGTGTCTGGCAAGACGTGTACCACGTCCCGGCCAGGGGTTTGGTTCTCTATGTAAAATTTCAGGCGGATGTCCTGACAGAATTCACCGTCATCTCGTTCAAGGAGAAATGA
- a CDS encoding type II toxin-antitoxin system MqsA family antitoxin, which translates to MAGREKILSDTMISPETGETLTRGVRPFIVEYKGESATVDLPGYYPAEEGDGVHVGKDMSVVDEALRSLKEKIDGVPAPATIRRIRAKLKLSQRDAGALFKVGENAFDKYERGLVEPSGPTIQLMTLLQKHPELLDELR; encoded by the coding sequence ATGGCAGGGCGCGAGAAGATATTGTCCGACACGATGATCTCCCCGGAGACTGGTGAGACGCTGACGCGTGGCGTCCGGCCGTTCATTGTCGAGTACAAAGGGGAAAGCGCTACAGTCGACCTTCCGGGCTACTATCCGGCCGAGGAGGGGGACGGCGTGCACGTCGGCAAGGATATGAGTGTTGTCGACGAGGCGCTGCGCAGCCTCAAGGAAAAGATCGACGGCGTGCCGGCGCCGGCCACCATCCGGCGGATCCGCGCCAAGCTGAAATTGTCGCAGCGGGACGCCGGCGCGCTGTTCAAGGTGGGCGAAAACGCTTTCGACAAATACGAACGCGGCTTGGTCGAGCCGAGCGGTCCCACAATCCAGCTTATGACGCTTCTCCAGAAACATCCCGAACTTCTGGACGAGTTGCGGTAG
- a CDS encoding NAD(P)/FAD-dependent oxidoreductase: MLDKAPAKKLSDLLDQFSAALAVGDFDGVVGCFQEDCYWRDLVTFTWNIKTMEGRDQVRDMLMSQLAKIKPSNWALATGEDVTESDGLLEGWISFETEVARGFGHIRLKNGKIWTLLTTMVELKGHEEPAGFARPLGAKHGHGKNRPTWKEEREKEAADLGFVSQPNTLIIGGGQGGIALGARLRQLGVPTIIVEKNARAGDSWRKRYKSLCLHDPVWYDHLPYIDFPKNWPVFSPKDKIGDWLEMYTKVMELNYWSSTEAKSATYDDQNKEWTVVVHRDGKDITLKPKQLVLATGMSGRPNIPQFKGMENFRGDQHHSSKHPGPDSYFGKKVVVIGSNNSAHDICAALWEAGVDVTMVQRSTTHIVKSDTLMDIGLGALYSEQAVQNGMTTARADLIFASLPYKILHEFQIPLYEKMKERDAAFYEGLERAGFMLDWGDDGSGLFMKYLRRGSGYYIDVGASQLIIDGAIKLKSGVDVTEIKEHSVLLSDGTELPADVVVYATGYGSMNGWAAELISKEVADKVGKCWGLGSNTTKDPGPWEGEQRNMWKPTQQEALWFHGGNLHQSRHYSQFLSLQLKARHEGIATPVYGLQQVYHAG; the protein is encoded by the coding sequence ATGCTCGACAAGGCTCCAGCCAAGAAACTGTCCGACCTGCTCGACCAATTCAGCGCAGCGCTCGCCGTCGGCGACTTCGACGGAGTGGTCGGGTGCTTTCAGGAAGACTGCTACTGGCGCGACCTGGTGACCTTCACCTGGAACATCAAGACCATGGAAGGTCGCGACCAGGTGCGCGATATGCTGATGAGCCAGTTGGCGAAGATAAAGCCATCGAATTGGGCGCTTGCGACAGGCGAAGACGTCACAGAGAGCGACGGGCTGCTAGAAGGCTGGATCAGTTTCGAAACCGAGGTTGCGCGCGGCTTCGGCCATATCAGGCTGAAGAACGGCAAGATCTGGACGCTGCTCACCACCATGGTCGAGCTGAAGGGCCATGAGGAACCCGCCGGCTTCGCCCGGCCGTTAGGCGCCAAGCACGGTCACGGCAAAAACCGGCCGACCTGGAAAGAGGAGCGCGAGAAAGAGGCCGCCGACCTCGGCTTTGTCAGTCAGCCCAACACGCTGATCATCGGCGGCGGCCAGGGCGGCATCGCGCTCGGTGCCCGGCTGCGGCAGCTCGGCGTGCCGACCATCATCGTCGAGAAGAACGCGCGTGCCGGCGATTCATGGCGCAAGCGTTACAAGTCGCTCTGCCTGCATGATCCGGTCTGGTACGACCATCTACCGTATATCGATTTTCCGAAGAACTGGCCGGTCTTCTCGCCCAAGGACAAGATCGGCGACTGGCTGGAAATGTACACCAAGGTCATGGAGCTGAACTATTGGTCCTCCACTGAGGCCAAGAGCGCCACCTATGACGATCAGAACAAGGAATGGACGGTCGTCGTCCATCGCGACGGCAAGGACATCACGCTGAAGCCCAAGCAGCTGGTGCTGGCCACCGGCATGTCGGGCCGGCCCAACATCCCGCAGTTCAAAGGCATGGAGAATTTCAGGGGCGATCAGCACCATTCCTCGAAACATCCCGGTCCAGACAGCTATTTTGGCAAGAAAGTCGTCGTCATCGGATCGAACAATTCCGCGCATGATATCTGCGCCGCACTCTGGGAAGCCGGCGTCGACGTCACCATGGTGCAGCGGTCGACCACGCACATCGTCAAATCCGACACGCTGATGGATATCGGGCTCGGAGCCCTCTATTCGGAACAGGCCGTGCAAAACGGCATGACCACGGCCAGGGCCGATCTCATCTTCGCCTCCCTGCCCTACAAGATCCTGCATGAATTCCAGATTCCGCTGTACGAGAAGATGAAGGAGCGTGATGCCGCCTTCTACGAGGGCCTGGAAAGAGCTGGCTTCATGCTCGACTGGGGTGACGACGGCTCGGGCCTGTTCATGAAATACCTCAGGCGCGGTTCCGGCTACTATATCGATGTCGGCGCCTCCCAGTTGATCATCGACGGCGCCATCAAGCTGAAGAGCGGCGTCGACGTGACCGAGATCAAGGAACATTCGGTGCTGCTCAGCGACGGCACCGAGCTGCCGGCGGATGTCGTCGTCTATGCCACCGGCTACGGTTCGATGAACGGCTGGGCGGCGGAGCTGATCTCGAAAGAGGTCGCCGACAAAGTCGGCAAATGCTGGGGGCTCGGCTCGAACACCACCAAGGATCCCGGTCCCTGGGAGGGCGAGCAGCGCAACATGTGGAAGCCGACGCAACAGGAAGCGCTGTGGTTCCACGGCGGCAATCTGCACCAGTCACGCCACTATTCGCAGTTCCTGTCGCTGCAGTTGAAAGCACGGCACGAGGGCATCGCGACGCCGGTCTACGGGCTGCAGCAGGTGTATCACGCGGGATAG